One stretch of Oncorhynchus clarkii lewisi isolate Uvic-CL-2024 chromosome 3, UVic_Ocla_1.0, whole genome shotgun sequence DNA includes these proteins:
- the LOC139388169 gene encoding 26S proteasome non-ATPase regulatory subunit 4-like isoform X2: protein MGLESTMVCVDNSEYMRNGDFLPTRLQAQQDAVNIVCHSKTRSNPENNVGLITMANNCEVLTTLTADAGRILSKLHAVQPRGNISFCTGIRVAHLALKHRQGKNHKMRIIAFVGSPVEDNEKDLVKMAKRLKKEKVSVDIINFGEEEVNTEKLTAFINTLNGKEGAGSHLVTVPPGPSLADALLSSPILAGEGGAMLGLGSSDFEFGVDPSADPELALALRVSMEEQRQRQEDETRRAAVVSAAEAGVPSPTADESDEALLKMSVPQADTATPAMPDFSRMTEDEQIAYALQMSMQGGEFGAESMVMDTGAPVDSEGAKDEEDYDVMQDPEFLQSVLENLPGVDPNNEAIRNAMGSLASQTGSKPDSKKDKDDEKKK from the exons ATGGGGCTCGAAAGTACTATGGTCTG TGTGGACAACAGTGAGTATATGAGGAATGGAGACTTCCTCCCCACCAGACTTCAGGCCCAGCAAGATGCTGTCAACATTGTGTGCCACTCCAAGACGCGCAGCAACCCTGAGAACAATGTGGGCCTCATCACCATGGCCAA TAACTGTGAGGTGCTGACCACATTGACTGCAGACGCGGGGAGGATACTGTCTAAACTGCATGCTGTCCAGCCCCGTGGAAACATCAGCTTCTGCACAGGCATCAGAGTGGCTCAT ttggCTCTGAAGCACAGACAGGGGAAGAACCACAAGATGCGTATAATTGCCTTTGTGGGCAGCCCAGTGGAGGACAACGAGAAGGAT CTGGTGAAAATGGCAAAGCGTCTAAAGAAAGAGAAAGTCAGTGTGGACATCATTAACTTTGGAGAGGAG GAGGTGAACACAGAAAAGCTGACGGCCTTCATCAACACTCTGAATGGGAAGGAAGGAGCAGGGTCCCACCTTGTGACAGTGCCTCCAGGCCCCAGTCTGGCTGATGCcctactgtcctctcctatcCTTGCTGGGGAGGGAGGAGCCATGCTGGGCCTGGGGTCCAGTGACTTTGAGTTTGGAGTGGACCCCAGTGCAGACCCAGAGCTGGCACTG GCTCTGAGGGTATCTATGGAGGAGCAGAGACAAAGACAAGAGGATGAGACTCGCAGGGCAGCAGTGGTGTCTGCTGCTGAGGCCGGGGTTCCCTCGCCTACCGCTGACG AGTCAGACGAAGCTCTGCTGAAGATGTCAGTCCCCCAGGCTGACACGGCCACGCCCGCTATGCCCGACTTCAGCCGCATGACGGAGGACGAGCAGATTGCCTACGCTCTACAGATGTCCATGCAGGGTGGAG AGTTTGGTGCAGAGTCAATGGTCATGGACACAGGAGCCCCTGTAGACTCAGAGGGTGCTAAG GATGAGGAGGACTATGATGTGATGCAGGACCCAGAGTTCCTCCAGAGCGTCCTGGAGAACCTACCGGGTGTCGACCCCAACAACGAGGCCATCCGGAATGCCATGGGCTCGCTGGCCTCACAGACAGGATCCAAACCTGACAGCAAGAAAGACAAAGACGATGAGAAGAAGAAATGA
- the LOC139388169 gene encoding 26S proteasome non-ATPase regulatory subunit 4-like isoform X1 has protein sequence MGLESTMVCVDNSEYMRNGDFLPTRLQAQQDAVNIVCHSKTRSNPENNVGLITMANNCEVLTTLTADAGRILSKLHAVQPRGNISFCTGIRVAHLALKHRQGKNHKMRIIAFVGSPVEDNEKDLVKMAKRLKKEKVSVDIINFGEEEVNTEKLTAFINTLNGKEGAGSHLVTVPPGPSLADALLSSPILAGEGGAMLGLGSSDFEFGVDPSADPELALALRVSMEEQRQRQEDETRRAAVVSAAEAGVPSPTADESDEALLKMSVPQADTATPAMPDFSRMTEDEQIAYALQMSMQGGAEFGAESMVMDTGAPVDSEGAKDEEDYDVMQDPEFLQSVLENLPGVDPNNEAIRNAMGSLASQTGSKPDSKKDKDDEKKK, from the exons ATGGGGCTCGAAAGTACTATGGTCTG TGTGGACAACAGTGAGTATATGAGGAATGGAGACTTCCTCCCCACCAGACTTCAGGCCCAGCAAGATGCTGTCAACATTGTGTGCCACTCCAAGACGCGCAGCAACCCTGAGAACAATGTGGGCCTCATCACCATGGCCAA TAACTGTGAGGTGCTGACCACATTGACTGCAGACGCGGGGAGGATACTGTCTAAACTGCATGCTGTCCAGCCCCGTGGAAACATCAGCTTCTGCACAGGCATCAGAGTGGCTCAT ttggCTCTGAAGCACAGACAGGGGAAGAACCACAAGATGCGTATAATTGCCTTTGTGGGCAGCCCAGTGGAGGACAACGAGAAGGAT CTGGTGAAAATGGCAAAGCGTCTAAAGAAAGAGAAAGTCAGTGTGGACATCATTAACTTTGGAGAGGAG GAGGTGAACACAGAAAAGCTGACGGCCTTCATCAACACTCTGAATGGGAAGGAAGGAGCAGGGTCCCACCTTGTGACAGTGCCTCCAGGCCCCAGTCTGGCTGATGCcctactgtcctctcctatcCTTGCTGGGGAGGGAGGAGCCATGCTGGGCCTGGGGTCCAGTGACTTTGAGTTTGGAGTGGACCCCAGTGCAGACCCAGAGCTGGCACTG GCTCTGAGGGTATCTATGGAGGAGCAGAGACAAAGACAAGAGGATGAGACTCGCAGGGCAGCAGTGGTGTCTGCTGCTGAGGCCGGGGTTCCCTCGCCTACCGCTGACG AGTCAGACGAAGCTCTGCTGAAGATGTCAGTCCCCCAGGCTGACACGGCCACGCCCGCTATGCCCGACTTCAGCCGCATGACGGAGGACGAGCAGATTGCCTACGCTCTACAGATGTCCATGCAGGGTGGAG CAGAGTTTGGTGCAGAGTCAATGGTCATGGACACAGGAGCCCCTGTAGACTCAGAGGGTGCTAAG GATGAGGAGGACTATGATGTGATGCAGGACCCAGAGTTCCTCCAGAGCGTCCTGGAGAACCTACCGGGTGTCGACCCCAACAACGAGGCCATCCGGAATGCCATGGGCTCGCTGGCCTCACAGACAGGATCCAAACCTGACAGCAAGAAAGACAAAGACGATGAGAAGAAGAAATGA